One segment of Methanothermobacter tenebrarum DNA contains the following:
- a CDS encoding 4Fe-4S binding protein has protein sequence MKRDILKKCEEFGVGLAGFAPAERWNNPPRELPHKFSKWIPEEFHPKSIYPEVATVIVIGFPIQLPILETAPSIYYHELYKTVNSLLDLRAYELSIFLNEKGYPSIYLPRDGYATVEVLLEKPFAFFSHKHAAYLAGLGSFGQNNLILTREYGPRIRFTSIFTSASIKPDPIEVEDLCIRCLRCARSCPVGAIKTKGEFPPPIDKKLCAMRSADLWSKHKSPCGICIKVCPVGEDRRLFNRIDMSIYDGEGPLEYKRAWDHVRRYGTF, from the coding sequence TTGAAGAGGGATATTTTGAAGAAATGTGAGGAATTTGGAGTTGGTCTTGCGGGTTTCGCGCCAGCTGAGAGGTGGAATAATCCTCCAAGGGAGCTCCCTCATAAATTTTCTAAGTGGATACCTGAGGAATTTCATCCTAAGTCAATATATCCAGAAGTTGCTACTGTTATTGTGATAGGATTTCCCATTCAGTTGCCTATTTTGGAGACTGCACCATCTATCTATTATCATGAGTTATATAAGACTGTGAATTCACTCTTGGATTTGAGGGCTTATGAACTTTCAATTTTCTTGAATGAGAAGGGTTATCCTTCTATTTATCTGCCAAGGGATGGGTATGCTACTGTGGAAGTGTTGCTTGAGAAGCCATTTGCCTTTTTCTCCCATAAACACGCAGCTTATCTTGCGGGTTTAGGCTCTTTTGGCCAGAACAATCTAATTCTAACCCGAGAATACGGGCCAAGAATCAGATTCACTTCCATATTCACTTCTGCTTCCATAAAGCCAGATCCTATAGAAGTCGAGGATTTATGTATAAGATGTCTTAGATGTGCGAGAAGCTGTCCAGTAGGAGCCATAAAAACAAAGGGAGAGTTCCCACCACCTATAGATAAGAAACTTTGTGCTATGAGGAGTGCGGATCTTTGGAGTAAGCATAAATCGCCTTGCGGTATTTGTATTAAGGTTTGCCCCGTGGGTGAGGATAGAAGATTATTTAACCGGATTGACATGTCAATATATGATGGTGAAGGCCCATTGGAGTATAAGCGTGCTTGGGATCATGTAAGAAGGTATGGGACTTTTTAG